The Spirosoma radiotolerans genome has a window encoding:
- a CDS encoding ABC transporter permease, translated as MNSTSLGNGQPPRWADWLLEWFCAPHLLEEVQGDLYERFVRDLQTEGIRRANRRYWTNVLRFIRPFALKRKVNDYSPTPLFSPAMLQNYIKIAFRNLTRNKAYSTINIIGLSIGLAAAMLIMLYTKDEVSYDRFHAHHQALYRITSKSLTPNGAVDYLQPYTGIFPGPKFHEGVPEIMTFVRYREDTKDMRQGTEVKSQLIHFADSSFFSIFSFPLLTGNPKTALQNPKSVVVSEEVAEKNFGTINALGKTLFFKDDDKFEPYIVTGVAKKCPQNSSIKFDILMPMVIKDEDMANNENWFSVFMNTFVILSPDANLKMVEAKMNQVYVADAQESIKSVAKKLGITGRTVYSLQPFTDMHLSKELPASNGLVDESNPTFSYILSGIALFILLIACINFINLTVARSLKRAKEIGVRKVVGGARTQLIIQFLGESFILCFAAFLFSFMLLELALPTFNQLANKALSLSYLFDIKLVAGYILLFMVTSLLSGFYPALILSSYSPVQTLYSRVKLSGKNYLQKSLVVLQFALASFLIIASLTIYSQFDYLTSKDLGYNDKNLVIVDKANLKRSEANLLKEELVKNQNIVDVAPKNGGRWGTTAKINGETQVNFDYETVNEVYLPLLKIPILKGRNFSTVFPSDSSQSVLVNEAFVKKAGWKQPIGQVVDFWFRNKKYAVVGVVKDHHFESLSQEIKPQLFTMKLGNDYGKVLIKIKPNTETASLHFIEKTFKKLFPISPYSYAFMDQENLKRYESEAKWKQMMLFGAILTIFISCIGLFGLATLSAERRTKEIGIRKVLGASVATIVQLLSTDFLKLVSLSFILAFPAAWYAMQQWLNNYPYRIGINAWMFIATAIIAISIAFLTVSWQSLRAAMTDPVKSLKTE; from the coding sequence ATGAATTCTACATCTCTCGGCAACGGCCAACCACCCCGCTGGGCCGACTGGCTATTAGAATGGTTCTGCGCCCCTCACTTGCTGGAGGAAGTCCAGGGCGATCTTTATGAGCGGTTTGTGCGGGATCTTCAAACCGAAGGCATCCGAAGGGCAAATCGTCGCTATTGGACAAATGTACTCCGTTTTATTCGGCCCTTTGCCTTGAAACGGAAAGTGAATGACTATTCCCCAACTCCTTTATTCAGTCCTGCAATGCTACAGAACTATATTAAAATCGCCTTTCGTAACCTGACTCGCAACAAAGCGTATTCGACTATCAATATCATTGGTCTGAGTATAGGTCTGGCAGCGGCCATGCTGATTATGCTTTATACCAAAGATGAAGTCAGTTATGACCGCTTTCATGCCCATCATCAGGCGCTTTATCGAATTACCAGCAAATCACTAACGCCTAACGGGGCAGTCGATTACTTACAACCTTATACAGGCATTTTTCCCGGTCCAAAGTTTCACGAGGGTGTACCAGAGATAATGACTTTCGTTCGGTATCGAGAAGACACGAAAGATATGAGACAGGGCACTGAGGTAAAAAGTCAGCTTATTCACTTCGCAGACAGCAGTTTCTTTTCTATATTCTCCTTTCCACTGTTAACTGGCAATCCAAAAACTGCGCTACAAAACCCAAAATCGGTCGTAGTTTCAGAAGAGGTAGCAGAGAAAAATTTTGGTACCATAAATGCTCTTGGGAAGACATTGTTTTTTAAAGACGATGACAAATTTGAGCCTTATATCGTAACAGGAGTCGCTAAAAAATGCCCGCAGAATTCGTCAATTAAATTCGATATCCTTATGCCTATGGTAATCAAGGATGAAGATATGGCGAACAATGAAAATTGGTTCAGTGTCTTCATGAATACATTCGTCATTCTTAGTCCCGATGCTAACCTAAAAATGGTAGAGGCTAAAATGAACCAGGTTTATGTAGCTGACGCGCAGGAGAGCATTAAATCAGTAGCTAAAAAGCTCGGCATTACGGGTAGAACGGTTTACTCACTGCAGCCATTTACCGACATGCACCTGAGCAAAGAATTACCAGCAAGTAACGGACTTGTTGACGAAAGTAATCCTACCTTTTCGTATATTTTATCCGGTATTGCGCTGTTCATTTTACTGATTGCCTGTATCAATTTTATTAACTTAACTGTAGCCCGTTCCTTGAAGCGGGCAAAGGAAATAGGTGTCAGAAAGGTAGTTGGTGGGGCCAGAACCCAACTAATCATCCAGTTTTTAGGTGAATCCTTCATCCTGTGTTTTGCCGCCTTTCTCTTTTCTTTTATGCTACTTGAACTGGCCTTGCCTACGTTCAATCAACTGGCGAATAAAGCTCTTTCACTCTCGTATTTGTTTGATATCAAACTGGTTGCTGGATACATCCTCCTATTCATGGTGACGAGCCTACTATCCGGGTTCTACCCCGCTCTTATTTTGTCAAGCTACAGTCCCGTTCAAACGTTATATAGCCGCGTCAAACTTTCTGGAAAAAACTACCTGCAAAAGTCATTAGTTGTGCTACAGTTTGCGTTAGCCTCTTTTCTAATCATTGCGTCACTCACTATTTATTCTCAATTTGATTACCTGACCAGTAAAGACTTAGGCTATAATGATAAAAACCTGGTCATAGTTGATAAAGCAAACTTAAAGCGCAGCGAAGCTAACCTTCTGAAAGAAGAGTTAGTAAAAAATCAAAACATCGTTGATGTTGCGCCTAAAAATGGTGGCAGGTGGGGTACAACCGCTAAAATTAACGGAGAGACTCAAGTAAACTTTGATTACGAAACGGTTAATGAAGTCTATCTTCCCCTCTTGAAAATACCTATTTTAAAAGGAAGAAATTTCTCCACAGTCTTTCCATCAGATTCGTCCCAGTCAGTACTGGTAAACGAAGCATTTGTCAAAAAAGCTGGCTGGAAGCAGCCTATTGGCCAGGTAGTTGATTTCTGGTTTAGAAACAAAAAATATGCCGTAGTCGGCGTTGTAAAAGACCATCATTTTGAGTCGCTAAGTCAGGAGATAAAGCCTCAATTATTTACCATGAAACTAGGTAATGATTATGGTAAGGTGCTTATAAAAATTAAACCCAACACCGAGACGGCCAGTCTTCATTTTATTGAAAAGACCTTCAAAAAGCTATTCCCGATTAGTCCTTATTCGTACGCGTTTATGGACCAGGAAAACCTTAAGCGATATGAATCAGAGGCTAAGTGGAAACAAATGATGCTCTTCGGAGCAATCCTTACCATTTTTATTTCATGCATCGGCCTTTTTGGGTTGGCTACCCTGTCTGCCGAGCGACGAACCAAAGAGATTGGCATTCGGAAAGT
- a CDS encoding PadR family transcriptional regulator, with translation MKRTYLGEFEEVVLLTVAVLHESAYGVAITDELDRQTGRSVSISAVHAALHRLEEKGMLKSQMGEATAERGGRRKRLFTVTALGSRALHDIRSMRNQLWDSISPNALPAISI, from the coding sequence ATGAAACGAACATACCTGGGTGAGTTTGAAGAAGTGGTCTTATTGACCGTTGCGGTGCTTCACGAAAGCGCTTATGGCGTGGCAATCACCGATGAACTGGATCGGCAAACGGGCCGATCGGTCAGCATCAGTGCCGTTCATGCGGCCCTGCATCGACTGGAAGAGAAAGGCATGCTCAAGTCGCAGATGGGGGAAGCGACTGCCGAACGGGGCGGTCGGCGAAAGCGCCTGTTTACGGTCACGGCCCTGGGTAGCCGTGCGCTGCACGACATCCGGTCCATGCGGAATCAGTTGTGGGATTCGATTTCTCCGAATGCCTTACCAGCGATCAGTATATGA